A genomic region of Trifolium pratense cultivar HEN17-A07 linkage group LG3, ARS_RC_1.1, whole genome shotgun sequence contains the following coding sequences:
- the LOC123914813 gene encoding uncharacterized protein LOC123914813 — protein sequence MAAGTVLLFPAVICLPCAAGFFWLKDPLDFVDDCYSRDKYALCYGFAVSPINGMDMWPTPKPPEDVYEILLPPVYKIGPGRPKKLRIRGVDEDGARKRSRGVAYSCTRCSEFGHNARACKSKTQTQEGLKRKRKPPKRKAECNASPGEAGGNASTGEAEVVVGTVSGASQSLFEEISDEVMATIPEVMVEDIAEANKDNADHEKDNVVKGKALKKKSMKRKLYHGKRTRSSERIMQQALAKPIVGVGSSIVQPIVIKEPREGILTQEDSTKLGTCYRAMKSWKNINKN from the exons ATGGCAGCGGGAACCGTGTTATTGTTTCCGGCGGTGATTTGTTTGCCGTGCGCTGCTGGTTTTTTCTGGTTAAAAGACCCATTAGACTTTGTTGATGACTGTTATTCAAGAGATAAGTATGCACTTTGCTATGGTTTTGCTGTGAGTCCCATTAATGGAATGGACATGTGGCCTACGCCTAAACCACCTGAAGATGTTTATGAAATCCTTCTACCACCCGTGTATAAAATTGGTCCGGGTAGACCAAAGAAATTGAGAATTAGAGGAGTTGATGAAGATGGTGCTAGGAAGAGGTCAAGAGGTGTTGCTTACAGTTGCACCAGGTGTAGTGAGTTTGGCCATAATGCAAGAGCATGCAAGAGCAAAACTCAAACCCAAGAGGGTTTGAAAAGAAAG AGGAAACCACCAAAACGTAAAGCTGAATGTAATGCAAGCCCTGGTGAAGCAGGAGGTAATGCAAGCACCGGTGAAGCTGAAGTTGTGGTTGGAACTGTGAGTGGCGCAAGTCAGTCACTATTTGAAGAGATCTCTGATGAAGTTATGGCAACAATTCCTGAAGTAATGGTTGAAGACATTGCTGAAGCTAATAAGGACAATGCAGACCATGAAAAAGACAATGTTGTGAAGGGCAAGGCTCTGAAGAAGAAATCTATGAAGAGGAAATTGTATCATGGGAAAAGGACAAGAAGTAGTGAAAGGATCATGCAACAAGCTTTAGCGAAACCAATTGTTGGAGTTGGTTCAAGTATTGTCCAGCCTATAGTGATTAAAGAGCCACGTGAAGGGATATTAACACAAGAAGATTCAACAAAGCTTGGAACTTGTTATAGAGCCATGAAATCTtggaaaaatattaacaaaaattag
- the LOC123917355 gene encoding probable amidase At4g34880, giving the protein MGATTTKVSIFLILFSVSFRGFINAKDECLEFEIIEATIEDLQKAFTLTHLTSRKLVDFYLNRIELLNPILGAVLEINPDALDQADKADRERRREDRNRSLLHGIPVLLKDSIATFDKLNTTAGSFALLGSKVPRDAHVVSKLRDAGAIILGKTSLSEWYGIRSHTMPEAWCARGGFALDPYVESKSPCGSSSGSAISVATNMVAVSLGTETDGSIICPADHNSVVGIKPTVGLTSRDGVIPISPRQDTIGPIGKTVSDAVLVLDVIVGFDPRDYEATKSAAKLIPSGGYKQFLNKQGLKGKKIGVLRNPFLIPYKGSNVTSIFEDHLNLLRERGATVVDNLEVENLSIVLDSFQSGEMITLLSEFKLSINKYLQELIYSPVRSLAEIIEFNINNPILEKTNEYGQDLFMASEMTNGFGKTEIEAVKMMHQLSKNGFERLINNNQLDALLTIGSDVAPMLAIGGYPAISVPAGYDNQGMPFGICFGGLKGTEPKLIEIAYDFEQATRARRPPPRF; this is encoded by the exons atgggagCAACAACAACCAAAGTGTCAATTTTTCTAATCTTATTTTCAGTGTCATTTAGAGGTTTCATCAATGCAAAAGATGaatgtttagagtttgaaatcaTTGAAGCCACCATTGAAGATTTACAAAAAGCCTTCACACTCACTCACCTCACTTCAAGAAAACTAGTTGACTTTTACTTGAACCGAATCGAGCTTCTGAATCCAATACTTGGCGCTGTATTGGAAATCAACCCGGACGCGTTAGATCAAGCAGACAAGGCTGATCGTGAGAGACGACGAGAAGATCGGAACCGTTCATTGCTTCATGGGATTCCTGTTTTGCTTAAGGACAGTATAGCTACCTTTGATAAACTCAACACTACAGCAGGGTCGTTTGCTTTGCTTGGATCAAAGGTTCCACGTGATGCGCACGTGGTTTCTAAGCTTAGGGATGCTGGTGCTATTATTCTGGGAAAAACTAGTCTTTCTGAGTGGTATGGGATTCGTTCTCATACTATGCCAGAAGCTTGGTGCGCCAGAGGTGGATTTGCTTTG GATCCTTATGTGGAGTCTAAAAGTCCATGCGGGTCTAGCTCTGGATCTGCCATTTCAGTGGCAACAAACATGGTTGCAGTTTCTTTGGGGACAGAAACTGATGGCTCCATTATCTGTCCAGCAGATCACAACTCAGTAGTGGGGATCAAGCCCACAGTTGGACTCACTAGCAGGGATGGTGTCATACCAATTTCACCTCGTCAAGATACTATTGG GCCAATAGGCAAGACAGTTTCGGATGCAGTTCTTGTGCTTGATGTAATTGTTGGGTTTGACCCAAGAGATTATGAAGCTACAAAGTCAGCAGCTAAGCTTATTCCTTCAGGTGGTTATAAGCAATTCCTCAATAAACAAGGGctcaaaggaaagaaaatagGAGTTCTGAGGAATCCATTTTTGATTCCTTACAAGGGATCCAATGTCACTTCCATCTTTGAGGATCATCTCAATTTGTTGAG AGAAAGAGGTGCAACAGTGGTGGACAATTTGGAAGTTGAAAATTTAAGCATAGTTTTGGACTCTTTTCAAAGTGGTGAAATGATAACCTTACTTTCAGAATTCAAGTTATCCATCAACAAATATTTGCAGGAGCTCATTTATTCTCCAGTCAGGTCTCTAGCTGAGATTATAGAATTCAACATCAACAACCCCATTTTA GAAAAGACTAATGAGTATGGGCAAGATCTTTTCATGGCATCAGAAATGACAAATGGCTTTGGCAAAACTGAAATTGAGGCAGTGAAGATGATGCATCAATTGTCAAAAAATGGGTTTGAGAGGCTTATAAACAATAATCAATTGGATGCATTGTTGACCATTGGCTCAGATGTTGCACCAATGCTTGCAATTGGAGGGTATCCTGCAATCAGTGTCCCGGCTGGGTATGATAACCAAGGAATGCCATTTGGAATATGTTTTGGGGGGTTAAAGGGAACTGAACCAAAATTGATTGAAATTGCTTATGATTTTGAGCAAGCTACAAGGGCAAGGAGGCCACCCCCTCGTTTCTAA
- the LOC123916807 gene encoding glycine-rich protein 2-like: MAKLTGKVKWFNDQKGFGFITPDDGSEELFVHQSQIQTDGFRSLAEGESVEYQIESDNDGRSKAVNVTGPDGANVQGTRRGGGGGGGYERGGGGYGGGGSYGGGGYGGGGGYGGGRGGGGYGGGGGGYGGGGRGGGRGGGGGGCYNCGESGHMARDCSSGGSGGGGGGRYGGGGGGGGGGSCYSCGESGHFARDCPTSAR, translated from the coding sequence ATGGCGAAATTAACAGGGAAGGTGAAGTGGTTCAACGATCAGAAGGGGTTTGGTTTCATCACCCCTGATGATGGTTCTGAGGAGCTTTTCGTTCATCAATCTCAGATCCAGACTGACGGTTTCCGTAGCCTAGCTGAAGGAGAGTCTGTTGAGTATCAGATCGAATCTGATAACGACGGACGATCTAAGGCTGTTAATGTTACTGGACCTGATGGTGCTAATGTTCAAGGAACCAGACGCGGTGGTGGCGGCGGCGGAGGTTATGAGCGTGGTGGAGGTGGTTATGGGGGTGGAGGAAGCTATGGTGGCGGTGGATATGGTGGTGGAGGCGGTTATGGTGGTGGACGTGGTGGAGGAGGATATGGTGGTGGCGGAGGAGGCTATGGTGGTGGTGGACGTGGAGGAGGACGTGGTGGAGGCGGCGGTGGCTGCTATAACTGTGGTGAATCTGGACACATGGCTAGGGATTGCAGCAGTGGTGGAAGcggtggtggaggtggtggcAGGTACGGTGGTGGCGGTGGCGGCGGTGGCGGTGGAAGCTGCTACAGCTGTGGAGAGTCTGGTCACTTTGCCAGAGATTGCCCAACAAGTGCTCGTTAG